Proteins found in one Hypericibacter terrae genomic segment:
- a CDS encoding NifU family protein — MFIQTEQTPNPATLKFLPGRDVMGDGTANFPTRDTADRSPLAQRLFQIEGVTGLFFGSDFVTVTKAEDQEWSLMKPAILGVIMEHFVAGKPVMAEGIAAPAEAEVAVEDEEIVSQIKDLLDTRVRPAVAQDGGDIIFRGFEEGVVYLHMQGSCAGCPSSTATLKMGIENMLKHYVPEVVAVEAVP, encoded by the coding sequence ATGTTCATTCAGACCGAGCAGACCCCCAATCCGGCCACCCTCAAATTCCTGCCGGGCCGCGACGTGATGGGCGATGGCACCGCCAATTTCCCGACCCGCGACACGGCCGACCGCTCGCCCCTGGCACAGCGGCTGTTCCAGATCGAGGGCGTCACCGGCCTCTTCTTCGGTTCCGATTTTGTCACGGTCACCAAGGCCGAGGACCAGGAATGGAGCCTGATGAAGCCCGCCATCCTCGGCGTCATCATGGAGCATTTCGTCGCCGGCAAGCCGGTCATGGCGGAAGGGATCGCCGCGCCGGCCGAAGCCGAGGTCGCGGTCGAGGACGAAGAGATCGTGTCCCAGATCAAGGATCTGCTCGACACGCGCGTGCGCCCCGCCGTGGCCCAGGATGGCGGCGACATCATCTTCCGCGGCTTCGAGGAAGGCGTCGTCTATCTGCATATGCAGGGCTCCTGCGCCGGCTGCCCGAGCTCGACCGCCACGCTCAAGATGGGCATCGAGAACATGCTGAAGCATTACGTGCCCGAGGTGGTCGCGGTCGAAGCGGTGCCGTAA
- a CDS encoding GNAT family N-acetyltransferase: MTTGAPNLSVRPTVAFDLDALALLHAEAFAQAWDQPWDRNSIAALLAMPGAFGLVGFVDDAPAGLVIAREAAGEAEILTLGVVPDARRRGLARLLLDETASRAAAEGAERLFLEVAEDNLAAQALYAHAGFVRVGRRPDYYARGAGLRVAALILSLPLAALPFASI; the protein is encoded by the coding sequence ATGACGACCGGCGCGCCCAATCTTTCGGTCCGGCCGACCGTCGCCTTCGATCTCGATGCGCTGGCCCTGCTCCATGCCGAGGCCTTCGCCCAGGCCTGGGATCAGCCCTGGGACCGCAATTCCATCGCCGCGCTGCTGGCGATGCCGGGTGCGTTCGGGCTGGTGGGCTTCGTCGACGATGCGCCGGCGGGACTGGTCATCGCTCGCGAGGCCGCGGGCGAGGCCGAGATTCTGACCTTGGGCGTCGTTCCCGACGCGCGCCGGCGGGGCCTCGCGCGGCTGCTGCTCGACGAGACCGCCAGCCGGGCCGCCGCGGAAGGGGCCGAGCGGCTCTTCCTCGAGGTGGCCGAGGACAATCTGGCGGCCCAGGCGCTCTATGCGCATGCCGGCTTCGTCAGGGTCGGGCGCCGCCCCGACTATTACGCGCGGGGTGCCGGCCTGCGCGTGGCGGCGCTGATCCTGTCTCTGCCCCTGGCGGCCTTGCCCTTTGCGTCGATCTGA
- a CDS encoding Fur family transcriptional regulator yields the protein MISRIEKLCNDRGLKMTDQRRVIARVLSDAQDHPDVEQVYRRATAIDPRISISTVYRTVKLFEEASILDRHDFRDGRARYEEVPEHHHDHLIDVQSGRVIEFNNEEIEKLQHAVAEKLGYRLIGHRLELYGVPLVGGKERKE from the coding sequence ATGATTTCTCGAATCGAAAAACTGTGCAACGACCGCGGCCTGAAGATGACCGATCAGCGCCGGGTCATCGCGCGCGTCCTCTCGGATGCCCAGGACCACCCCGATGTGGAACAGGTCTATCGCCGGGCGACCGCGATCGACCCTCGCATTTCGATCTCGACCGTCTATCGAACGGTGAAGCTGTTCGAAGAGGCCAGCATTCTCGACCGGCATGATTTCCGCGACGGGCGCGCCCGCTACGAGGAAGTGCCGGAGCATCACCACGATCATCTGATCGATGTGCAGTCCGGCCGCGTCATCGAATTCAACAATGAAGAGATCGAGAAGCTCCAGCATGCGGTCGCGGAAAAGCTGGGCTATCGCCTGATCGGGCACCGGCTCGAGCTCTATGGCGTGCCGCTGGTCGGCGGAAAAGAGCGCAAGGAATGA
- a CDS encoding adenylate/guanylate cyclase domain-containing protein — translation MVDFLTDANSRVYAEASMPQTLTDQPLTEEPQTSVAAPAPCADPVAHWLLIDGREQKSSEGLIEGFCRRLVESGFPLFRFFVSVRTLHPQVAAQGFHWWRNREQIKIVPREHGIYEEPAYLDSPIRLLHERRVNEVRRRIEDPATPIDFPILKDLKAEGVTDYLALPVLFTSGTINTLAIASDRAGGFTAQEIAYFKGLIPIFTIALEVRETKRIASTLLDTYLGHDAGQRVLQGQIRRGAGVTMAAAIFYCDLRGFTALSESMAPDQVIELLNDYFGCMAAPVQALGGEVLKFIGDAMLAIFPIADDLDRDRACRTALKAARQALTALDELNLGRREAGEATLEVGLALHTGTVMYGNIGAPDRLDFTVIGHAVNLTTRLERLCRQLGRRLVASERFASPCGIEMVPLGHFELPGVHVAQAVFGLPDEVSRLSHDPA, via the coding sequence ATGGTGGATTTCTTGACCGACGCGAACTCCCGGGTCTATGCCGAAGCTTCCATGCCCCAGACCTTGACCGACCAGCCCTTGACCGAAGAGCCCCAGACCTCCGTCGCGGCGCCCGCCCCTTGCGCCGACCCGGTCGCGCATTGGCTTCTGATCGACGGGCGCGAGCAGAAGTCGAGCGAGGGGCTGATCGAAGGATTTTGCCGTCGCCTGGTCGAGAGCGGCTTCCCGCTGTTCCGCTTCTTCGTCAGCGTGCGCACCCTGCATCCGCAGGTGGCCGCCCAGGGCTTCCATTGGTGGCGCAACCGCGAGCAGATCAAGATCGTGCCGCGCGAGCACGGCATCTATGAGGAGCCGGCCTATCTCGACAGCCCGATCCGCCTGCTCCATGAGCGTCGCGTCAACGAGGTGCGCCGGCGGATCGAGGATCCCGCGACGCCGATCGACTTCCCGATCCTCAAGGATCTGAAGGCCGAGGGGGTCACCGACTATCTGGCGCTCCCGGTCCTCTTCACCAGCGGGACCATCAACACGCTGGCGATCGCGAGCGACCGCGCCGGCGGCTTCACCGCGCAGGAGATCGCCTACTTCAAGGGGTTGATCCCGATCTTCACCATCGCCCTCGAGGTGCGCGAGACCAAACGCATCGCCTCGACTTTGCTCGACACCTATCTCGGCCACGATGCCGGCCAGCGCGTGCTGCAGGGCCAGATCCGGCGCGGCGCCGGCGTCACCATGGCCGCCGCCATCTTCTATTGCGACCTGCGCGGCTTCACGGCGTTGAGCGAAAGCATGGCGCCCGACCAGGTGATCGAGCTGCTCAACGACTATTTCGGCTGCATGGCGGCCCCCGTGCAGGCGCTGGGCGGCGAGGTGCTGAAATTCATCGGCGACGCCATGCTGGCGATCTTCCCGATCGCCGACGATCTCGATCGCGACCGGGCCTGCCGCACCGCGCTCAAGGCCGCACGCCAGGCGCTGACGGCGCTCGACGAGCTCAACTTAGGCCGGCGCGAGGCGGGCGAAGCCACGCTCGAGGTCGGACTGGCGCTTCATACGGGCACGGTCATGTATGGCAATATCGGTGCCCCCGACCGGCTCGATTTCACCGTCATCGGCCATGCCGTCAACCTGACGACGCGCCTGGAGCGGCTTTGCCGTCAGCTCGGGCGGCGCCTGGTGGCCTCCGAGCGCTTCGCTTCGCCCTGCGGCATCGAGATGGTGCCGCTCGGGCATTTTGAACTGCCGGGGGTGCATGTCGCCCAGGCGGTGTTCGGCCTGCCCGACGAGGTCAGCCGGCTCAGCCACGACCCCGCATGA
- a CDS encoding lysophospholipid acyltransferase family protein has protein sequence MALPRPPRLKLLPPEDPPPELVLGSTYRAIFRAIPYILCTLVLIPVQAFAIAIGWSLAQRLPIFYHRICCRIMGMHVTIRGHRSRAHPTLFIANHSSYLDIMVLGSLVPASFVAKAEIAGWPFFGTLAKLQRSVFVDRQRQNTHLQRDEMQKRIDDGENLILFPEGTSDDGTTVKPFRSALLSVAERRVGPGQTPLTLQPVSVAYTRLNGVPLGIGLRPLVAWYGDMELAPHLGRFLGLGDIEVVVEFHPTVTIESFGSRKALTDHCFREVASGVAAALSGRPQALPASAPAPLGAMPAPVARQLPSGVPS, from the coding sequence ATGGCTCTGCCGCGTCCGCCGCGCCTGAAGCTGCTGCCGCCCGAAGACCCGCCGCCGGAACTGGTGCTGGGCTCGACCTATCGCGCGATCTTCCGCGCGATCCCCTACATCCTCTGCACGCTGGTCCTGATACCGGTCCAGGCCTTTGCGATCGCGATCGGCTGGTCGCTGGCGCAGCGCCTGCCCATCTTCTATCACCGCATCTGCTGCCGCATCATGGGCATGCATGTCACGATCCGCGGCCACCGGTCGCGCGCGCATCCGACCTTGTTCATCGCCAACCACAGCTCCTATCTCGACATCATGGTGCTGGGCTCGCTGGTGCCCGCCTCCTTCGTCGCCAAGGCCGAGATCGCCGGCTGGCCGTTCTTCGGTACGCTGGCCAAGCTGCAGCGCTCCGTCTTCGTCGATCGCCAGCGCCAGAACACCCATCTGCAGCGCGACGAGATGCAAAAGCGGATCGACGATGGCGAGAATCTGATCCTGTTCCCCGAAGGCACCTCGGACGACGGCACCACGGTGAAGCCGTTCCGCTCGGCGCTCCTGTCGGTGGCCGAGCGCCGGGTCGGGCCCGGCCAGACGCCGCTGACGCTGCAGCCGGTCTCGGTCGCCTATACCCGTCTCAACGGCGTGCCGCTCGGGATCGGCCTGCGTCCGCTGGTGGCCTGGTATGGCGACATGGAGCTGGCGCCGCATCTGGGGCGGTTCCTCGGGCTCGGTGACATCGAAGTGGTGGTCGAATTTCATCCGACCGTCACGATCGAATCCTTCGGGTCGCGCAAGGCGCTGACCGACCATTGCTTCCGCGAGGTGGCGAGCGGCGTGGCGGCGGCCCTCTCCGGACGTCCCCAGGCCCTGCCGGCCAGCGCGCCGGCGCCCCTCGGCGCGATGCCGGCGCCGGTCGCCCGGCAGTTACCATCCGGCGTTCCCTCATGA
- a CDS encoding PhoH family protein: MKSLPQATVNPPIHLEFDDNRLLPSLFGEHDQHLVRVEQGLGVSLVSRGNRLAISGPTDAVAHARTTLIALYQRLKRGLPVDMAEVDAAVRLVRAEEQAGEPSLFERMGPDGTAVRTQRRHITPRSPMQAEYLKALRDRDLVFGLGPAGTGKTYLAVAVAVAMLTKGSIDRIVLSRPAVEAGERLGFLPGDLREKVDPYLRPLYDALYDMMPTEQVMRRLSNGEIEVAPLAFMRGRTLSNSFVILDEAQNTTPVQMKMFLTRLGEGSRMAVTGDLSQIDLPVGQRCGLADAVETLDGVEGVSMVRFTEADVVRHPLVGRVVRAYEAREREQRARDGGASDGTGRDTPRR, from the coding sequence GTGAAATCCTTGCCCCAAGCCACGGTCAATCCACCGATCCATCTCGAGTTCGACGACAACCGGCTGCTGCCTTCCCTGTTCGGCGAGCATGACCAGCATCTGGTCCGCGTCGAGCAGGGTCTGGGCGTGTCGCTGGTCTCGCGCGGCAATCGTCTTGCCATCTCCGGGCCCACCGATGCGGTGGCCCATGCCCGCACCACCCTGATCGCGCTCTATCAGCGGCTGAAGCGCGGGCTGCCCGTCGACATGGCGGAAGTGGATGCGGCGGTGCGGCTGGTGCGCGCGGAAGAACAGGCGGGCGAGCCCAGCCTGTTCGAGCGCATGGGACCGGACGGCACGGCGGTGCGCACGCAGCGCCGTCACATCACGCCGCGTTCGCCGATGCAGGCCGAATATCTCAAGGCGCTGCGCGATCGCGATCTCGTCTTCGGCCTCGGGCCGGCCGGCACCGGCAAGACCTATCTGGCGGTCGCGGTCGCGGTGGCGATGCTGACCAAGGGCTCGATCGACCGCATCGTGCTGTCGCGGCCCGCGGTCGAGGCCGGCGAGCGGCTGGGCTTCCTGCCCGGCGATCTGCGCGAGAAGGTCGATCCCTATCTGCGCCCGCTCTATGACGCGCTCTACGACATGATGCCGACCGAACAGGTCATGCGCCGGCTTTCCAACGGCGAGATCGAAGTGGCGCCGCTGGCCTTCATGCGCGGACGGACCCTCTCCAACAGCTTTGTCATCCTCGACGAGGCGCAGAACACCACGCCGGTGCAGATGAAGATGTTCCTCACCCGCCTGGGCGAGGGCAGCCGCATGGCGGTCACGGGCGATCTATCGCAGATCGATCTGCCGGTGGGACAGCGCTGCGGCCTGGCCGACGCGGTCGAGACGCTCGACGGTGTCGAGGGCGTGAGCATGGTTCGCTTCACCGAGGCCGACGTGGTCCGCCATCCGCTGGTCGGACGCGTGGTCCGTGCCTATGAGGCACGCGAGCGCGAGCAGCGCGCCCGCGATGGTGGCGCCTCGGACGGGACCGGCCGCGACACGCCGCGTCGGTAG
- a CDS encoding GNAT family N-acetyltransferase, whose translation MSGRPVPPTADRVLPSRAKPATSGSTKTGKPVDIRAGDLELRLAETESEIEAAQRLRYRVFYQEMSAEPTPEMAAAGRDFDSFDPFCDHLLVIDRRVGEGAAGVVGTYRLLRRSRAAERGRFYSVDEYDIAPLVAHPGEVLELGRSCIDAEHRSRAAMQLLWRGIADYVMYHDVALMFGCASLPGIDPAAHALPLSYLYYNHLAPEQLRPHALPSRYVDMRLMPREAIDLKAALLALPPLIKGYLRLGGFVGDGAVVDTQFNTTDVCVIVKTDWVTDKYFKHYTREDAASRPPAGPA comes from the coding sequence ATGAGCGGAAGGCCGGTACCGCCGACGGCCGATCGGGTGCTGCCAAGCCGCGCGAAACCTGCGACCTCGGGCTCGACCAAGACCGGCAAGCCGGTCGATATCCGGGCCGGCGATCTCGAGCTCCGGCTGGCCGAGACCGAGTCCGAGATCGAGGCGGCGCAGCGCCTGCGCTATCGCGTGTTCTATCAGGAGATGTCGGCCGAGCCGACGCCGGAAATGGCGGCGGCGGGCCGCGATTTCGACAGCTTCGATCCCTTCTGCGATCACCTCCTGGTGATCGACCGGCGCGTCGGGGAAGGGGCGGCCGGCGTGGTCGGCACCTATCGCCTGCTGCGCCGTTCGCGCGCCGCCGAGCGCGGCCGGTTCTACTCGGTCGACGAGTACGACATCGCGCCCCTGGTCGCGCATCCGGGCGAAGTGCTGGAGCTGGGCCGTTCCTGCATCGACGCCGAGCATCGCTCGCGCGCCGCGATGCAGCTGCTGTGGCGCGGCATCGCCGACTATGTGATGTATCACGACGTGGCGCTCATGTTCGGCTGCGCCTCGCTGCCCGGCATCGACCCGGCGGCCCATGCGCTGCCGCTCTCCTATCTCTATTACAATCACCTGGCGCCGGAGCAGTTGCGGCCGCACGCCCTGCCGTCGCGCTATGTCGACATGCGGCTGATGCCGCGCGAAGCGATCGATCTGAAGGCGGCGCTCCTCGCCCTGCCGCCACTGATCAAGGGTTACCTGCGGCTCGGCGGTTTCGTGGGCGACGGCGCCGTGGTCGATACCCAGTTCAACACCACCGATGTCTGCGTCATCGTGAAGACGGACTGGGTCACCGACAAATATTTCAAGCATTACACGCGCGAGGATGCCGCCTCGCGCCCGCCGGCTGGACCCGCTTGA
- a CDS encoding adenylate/guanylate cyclase domain-containing protein → MTAAIERWLLEEGRYSADPGELLDGMARRLVAAGVHLARVGIHLRALHPQVAGLRVLWTPDHPIEETLYGHETAISDAFARSPLAACYNTALTIRRRLEGPESAFDYPILHDLKREGFTDYLVTPMRFGQGEIHGISWASRSPGGFSDQDLTVIQDLVPALSVTIEVLHQRRTTATLLDTYLGREAGRRVLTGSIRRGEATTLAAALWYCDLRGFTQLSDRLERDQIVELLDDYFGCMAVPVEAMGGEILKFVGDAMLAIFPMRDDLDRDRACRDALTAAERALLDLDELNQVRGRAAKPELKVGLGLHHGPVMYGNIGAATRLDFTVIGPAVNLVTRIESLCPELDRTLLTSRPFASPCGSRLKSLGQHPLKGIEVPQEIFGLP, encoded by the coding sequence ATGACCGCAGCCATCGAACGCTGGCTGCTGGAGGAAGGCCGGTACAGCGCCGATCCCGGCGAACTGCTGGACGGCATGGCCCGGCGGCTGGTCGCCGCGGGCGTGCATCTGGCGCGCGTCGGCATCCATCTGCGCGCGCTTCACCCGCAGGTCGCGGGCTTGCGCGTGCTCTGGACGCCGGACCATCCGATCGAAGAGACGCTCTACGGTCACGAGACCGCGATCTCCGATGCCTTCGCGCGCAGCCCGCTCGCGGCCTGCTACAACACCGCGCTCACGATCCGCCGCCGGCTCGAAGGACCCGAGAGCGCGTTCGACTATCCGATCCTGCACGATCTGAAGCGCGAGGGCTTCACCGATTATCTCGTCACGCCGATGAGGTTCGGCCAGGGCGAGATTCACGGCATCTCCTGGGCGAGCCGGTCGCCGGGCGGGTTCAGCGACCAGGATCTGACGGTGATCCAGGATCTGGTGCCGGCACTGAGCGTCACGATCGAGGTGCTGCATCAGCGCCGCACCACCGCGACCCTGCTCGACACCTATCTCGGCCGCGAGGCCGGAAGGCGCGTGCTTACCGGCTCGATCCGCCGTGGCGAGGCGACCACGCTGGCGGCGGCCCTCTGGTATTGCGACCTGCGCGGCTTCACGCAACTGAGCGACCGGCTCGAGCGCGACCAGATCGTCGAGCTGCTGGACGATTATTTCGGCTGCATGGCGGTGCCGGTCGAGGCCATGGGCGGCGAGATTCTCAAATTCGTCGGCGACGCCATGCTGGCGATCTTTCCGATGCGCGACGATCTCGATCGCGACCGGGCCTGCCGCGATGCGCTGACCGCGGCCGAGCGCGCGCTGCTCGATCTCGACGAGCTCAACCAGGTGCGCGGGCGCGCGGCCAAGCCCGAGCTCAAGGTCGGCCTCGGGCTGCATCACGGTCCGGTGATGTATGGCAATATCGGCGCGGCGACGCGCCTCGATTTCACTGTGATCGGGCCCGCGGTCAATCTGGTGACCCGGATCGAATCGCTCTGTCCCGAGCTCGACCGCACGCTCCTGACCTCGCGGCCCTTCGCCTCGCCCTGCGGCTCGCGCCTGAAATCGCTGGGCCAGCATCCGCTCAAGGGCATCGAGGTCCCGCAGGAGATCTTCGGGCTGCCCTGA
- the ddpX gene encoding D-alanyl-D-alanine dipeptidase, translating into MDLVEIKPPQWDVEIELAYATPNNITGKPIYAYPRCYLHRDAADALARAIELARALGYRFKIFDAFRPSEAQWALWKKDPNPEFLADPRRGSPHSRGVAVDLTLLDAAGRELEMGTGFDEFRPIAHHARTDVPVEAQRNRAILLGIMTAAHWDFYRNEWWHYQLFNSRNYPVYSDSALPPGRELMARPLDPIPVE; encoded by the coding sequence ATGGATCTGGTCGAAATCAAGCCGCCGCAGTGGGATGTCGAGATCGAGCTGGCCTATGCCACGCCCAACAACATCACCGGCAAGCCGATCTATGCCTATCCGCGCTGCTATCTGCATCGCGATGCGGCCGACGCGCTGGCGCGCGCGATCGAGCTGGCGCGGGCGCTGGGATACCGCTTCAAGATCTTCGACGCCTTTCGCCCGAGCGAAGCGCAATGGGCCTTGTGGAAGAAGGATCCCAATCCGGAGTTCCTGGCCGATCCCCGCCGGGGCTCGCCTCATTCGCGCGGCGTCGCCGTCGACCTGACCCTGCTCGATGCCGCGGGCCGCGAGCTCGAGATGGGCACCGGCTTCGACGAGTTCCGCCCGATCGCGCATCATGCGCGCACCGACGTCCCGGTCGAGGCGCAGCGCAACCGCGCGATCCTGCTGGGCATCATGACGGCCGCCCACTGGGACTTCTATCGCAATGAATGGTGGCACTATCAGCTGTTCAATTCGCGAAACTATCCGGTCTACAGCGATTCCGCGCTGCCGCCGGGCCGCGAGCTGATGGCCCGGCCGCTGGACCCGATCCCGGTGGAGTGA
- the tsaB gene encoding tRNA (adenosine(37)-N6)-threonylcarbamoyltransferase complex dimerization subunit type 1 TsaB: MSEPVTAAMAGTSGSDGPAGMPHALTLAPIANPTLLALDSTGNACSAAVWRDGALAAHRLAEMTRGHGERLLPMVADVMKAASLDMAALDAIAVTIGPGSFTGLRIGLAAARGLGLALARPVVGITAFLAVAASLPAALRERREILVAIDTKRDDVFLQRFDPALRALAPARLMTVSEAIAGLPPGPLLLAGDGVALLAPSLPHDRDIATAPGSGLIEAALFAGLVARLVACGGGGAPEGPLLMPDPFYLRAPDVKLPGGLPAGPPPS, translated from the coding sequence ATGAGTGAGCCTGTGACCGCAGCCATGGCCGGGACCTCCGGCTCCGACGGGCCGGCCGGCATGCCGCATGCGCTGACGCTGGCGCCGATCGCCAATCCGACGCTGCTGGCGCTCGACAGCACCGGCAATGCCTGCTCGGCCGCGGTCTGGCGCGACGGCGCGCTGGCCGCCCACCGGCTGGCGGAGATGACGCGCGGCCATGGCGAAAGGCTGTTGCCGATGGTGGCCGATGTCATGAAGGCCGCTTCGCTCGACATGGCGGCCCTCGATGCCATCGCGGTGACGATCGGTCCCGGCAGCTTCACGGGCTTGCGCATCGGCCTCGCCGCGGCTCGCGGGCTGGGCCTGGCCCTGGCGCGACCGGTCGTCGGCATCACCGCCTTTCTTGCCGTTGCTGCCTCGTTGCCGGCGGCCCTGCGCGAGCGCCGCGAGATCCTGGTGGCGATCGACACCAAGCGCGACGACGTCTTCCTGCAGCGATTCGATCCGGCATTGCGTGCGCTGGCACCGGCAAGGCTGATGACGGTTTCGGAGGCGATCGCCGGGCTGCCGCCGGGACCGCTGCTGCTCGCGGGCGATGGCGTGGCGCTGTTGGCGCCGTCGCTGCCGCACGATCGCGATATCGCCACGGCGCCGGGCTCGGGCCTGATCGAGGCGGCCCTGTTTGCCGGGCTGGTGGCGCGGCTTGTGGCCTGCGGCGGCGGCGGCGCGCCCGAAGGCCCCCTTTTGATGCCCGATCCTTTCTACCTGCGGGCCCCCGACGTCAAACTGCCGGGCGGCCTTCCGGCCGGCCCGCCCCCGTCATGA
- a CDS encoding MucR family transcriptional regulator, with the protein MADTAKPQDLLPLVADIVSAHLSNNSVPVAELPNLIRDIYRALSTVGEAEIPSERPEPAVPVKKSVFPDYIVCLEDGKKLKMLKRHLRTAYNMTPQEYRDRWGLPPDYPMVAPNYAKQRSKLAKQIGLGTKARRRR; encoded by the coding sequence ATGGCCGACACCGCGAAACCCCAGGATCTGCTGCCGCTCGTCGCCGATATCGTCTCGGCGCATCTGTCCAATAATTCCGTGCCGGTCGCAGAACTGCCCAACCTCATTCGGGACATCTATCGCGCGCTCTCCACGGTGGGCGAGGCGGAGATCCCGAGCGAGCGGCCGGAACCCGCGGTGCCGGTGAAGAAATCGGTGTTCCCGGACTACATCGTCTGTCTGGAGGACGGGAAGAAGCTGAAGATGCTGAAGCGGCATCTGCGGACCGCCTACAACATGACGCCGCAGGAATATCGAGATCGCTGGGGCCTGCCGCCCGACTATCCGATGGTCGCCCCCAACTATGCCAAGCAGCGCAGCAAGCTGGCCAAGCAGATCGGTCTCGGCACCAAGGCGCGGCGCCGGCGCTGA
- the miaB gene encoding tRNA (N6-isopentenyl adenosine(37)-C2)-methylthiotransferase MiaB, with protein MAKKLYIKTYGCQMNEYDSARMADVLAPLGYEPTGQVETADMVILNTCHIREKASEKVFSELGRLRPAKRHREAAGQEMIIAVAGCVAQAEGGEIVRRAPYVDIVLGPQTYHRLPEMIARAKRAADPLHRGIVDTEFPVESKFDHLPETHAAGGVTAFLTVQEGCDKFCTFCVVPYTRGAEMSRTVEEVAAEARRLVANGVREITLLGQNVNAYHGRAPLRFVGKAGAAGEWGLGRLARHLAEIERLERIRYTTSHPHDMDDELVEAHRDLPQLMPFLHLPVQSGSDRILAAMNRQHRTADFLRIVERLRRARPDLALSSDFIVGFPGESDADFEATLALIREVEFAMAYSFKYSARPGTPAATLPDQVPEAVRDQRLDRLQALLREQQQAFNATMIGRRLPVLLEKLGRHEGQLIGRSPYLQSVHLEAPAALIGQIQPVDILALFPNSLAGRLASGHAGARERLSA; from the coding sequence TTGGCGAAGAAGCTCTACATCAAGACCTATGGCTGCCAGATGAATGAGTACGATTCCGCCCGCATGGCGGACGTGCTGGCGCCTCTCGGCTACGAACCGACCGGCCAGGTCGAGACCGCCGACATGGTCATCCTCAACACCTGCCATATCCGCGAAAAGGCCTCCGAGAAGGTGTTCTCGGAACTGGGCCGCCTGCGGCCGGCCAAGCGCCATCGCGAAGCGGCCGGGCAGGAGATGATCATCGCGGTCGCCGGTTGCGTCGCGCAGGCCGAAGGCGGCGAGATCGTCCGGCGCGCGCCCTATGTCGATATCGTGCTGGGTCCGCAGACCTATCACCGCCTGCCGGAAATGATCGCGCGCGCCAAGCGCGCCGCCGATCCCTTGCACCGCGGCATCGTCGATACCGAGTTCCCGGTCGAATCGAAATTCGACCATCTGCCCGAGACCCATGCGGCCGGCGGCGTCACCGCCTTCCTGACCGTGCAGGAAGGCTGCGACAAGTTCTGCACCTTCTGCGTGGTGCCTTATACGCGCGGCGCCGAGATGTCGCGTACGGTCGAGGAGGTCGCGGCCGAGGCGCGTCGGTTGGTCGCCAATGGCGTGCGCGAGATCACGCTCCTCGGCCAGAACGTCAACGCCTATCACGGCCGCGCGCCGCTGCGCTTCGTCGGCAAGGCCGGCGCCGCCGGTGAATGGGGCCTTGGCCGGCTGGCGCGCCATCTGGCGGAGATCGAGAGGCTGGAGCGCATCCGCTACACCACCTCCCATCCGCACGACATGGATGACGAGCTGGTCGAGGCGCATCGCGATCTGCCTCAGCTCATGCCCTTCCTGCATTTGCCGGTGCAGTCGGGTTCCGACCGCATCCTGGCCGCCATGAACCGCCAGCATCGGACGGCGGATTTCCTGCGGATCGTCGAGCGCCTGCGCAGGGCGCGCCCCGATCTCGCCCTCTCCTCCGATTTCATCGTCGGTTTTCCGGGCGAGAGCGACGCCGATTTCGAGGCGACCCTGGCGCTGATCCGCGAGGTCGAATTCGCGATGGCCTATTCCTTCAAATACAGCGCGCGCCCCGGCACGCCGGCCGCCACGCTGCCCGACCAGGTTCCCGAAGCGGTCCGCGACCAGCGGCTCGATCGCCTGCAGGCGCTCTTGCGCGAGCAGCAGCAGGCCTTCAACGCCACCATGATCGGCCGGCGCCTGCCGGTGCTGCTGGAAAAGCTCGGTCGCCACGAAGGCCAGCTGATCGGCCGCAGTCCCTATCTGCAGTCCGTGCATCTCGAGGCGCCTGCGGCGTTGATCGGCCAGATCCAGCCGGTCGACATCCTGGCTCTCTTCCCCAATTCGCTCGCCGGCCGCCTCGCCTCCGGGCATGCCGGCGCGCGCGAACGGCTCTCGGCGTGA